The Humulus lupulus chromosome 4, drHumLupu1.1, whole genome shotgun sequence genome has a window encoding:
- the LOC133832937 gene encoding uncharacterized protein LOC133832937: MGNQSLPIRREVGTAKIKERAGAGIGVVLVAPSGLRVEEALELNEKVTNNEVEYEALIYRLEMASSLGIEWLRVRADSKLVTKKVSGNFDVKEPRMATYFNIVKHLRAEFMQSELIKILREMNHRADDLAKKA, from the exons ATGGGCAATCAATCTCTCCCCATAAGACGTGAGGTTGGCACTGCGAAAATCAAAGAAAGGGCAGGTGCTG GTATAGGTGTGGTGTTAGTAGCCCCATCCGGCCTGAGGGTTGAAGAAGCCCTAGAATTAAATGAAAAGGTGACCAATAATGAAGTAGAATACGAGGCATTGATATACAGATTGGAAATGGCAAGCAGCTTGGGTATCGAATGGCTCAGGGTTAGAGCAGACTCAAAATTGGTAACCAAGAAAGTCAGTGGCAATTTTGATGTCAAGGAGCCAAGAATGGCCACGTATTTTAATATTGTCAAGCATTTACGAGCTGAATTCATGCAATCCGAGCTCATAAAAATTTTGAGAGAAATGAATCATCGTGCAGATGACTTAGCAAAGAAAGCTTGA